One window of Trinickia caryophylli genomic DNA carries:
- a CDS encoding ArnT family glycosyltransferase, translating to MKPVVRLTASATRALPRWLLLTICIVYAAFGLFGRDPWKNEDAAGFGVMWTMANGDLHDWLLPNLVGKFITDNGPVGYWLGAASIRLLSPWVDAADASRVSTGILFCATCALVWYAAYLLGRRPEVQPFKYAFGGEPEPRDYGRVLGDGALLILLAAFGLAERGHESTPQLAQFASISLIVYGLVRGLDKPRAGALYWALGLGLVALTGNPLLALALFVGAIALVAIVPEARSVWFLAIGVPLAAALAFVWPLTVLSLYHDDASWFLGQWINGSINRFTAPPGHVVAYALKNLPLFTWPVWPLALWAWFSWGGLRRKPHIAVPLCVIAPMLILSVLQSHQTNRLYMLLLPPLSVLAAFALPTLKRGAINAIDWFALLSFTILSTFVWLVWLASQTGFPGQLARNLARLVPGYTPHFAPLSFVCAIGVTVCWFALVRWRLARHPNVLWRSVVLSSAGTTLMWVLLMTLWLPIVNYSRTYRDVALQIAAHLPADYTCIAPVRLGDAQLASFAYFADMQFSFSGDCDVLLRQDPQDFIAPSPMPSYIWKLVWEGRRAADRDERFRLYVRVDRPKPPVIHRKRSGHRG from the coding sequence ATGAAACCCGTCGTCCGACTCACCGCCTCCGCCACGCGTGCTCTCCCGCGCTGGCTGCTCCTCACCATTTGCATCGTCTATGCGGCTTTTGGCCTGTTTGGCCGCGACCCCTGGAAAAACGAGGATGCCGCCGGCTTCGGCGTCATGTGGACGATGGCGAATGGAGATTTGCACGACTGGCTGCTGCCCAATCTCGTCGGCAAGTTCATCACCGATAACGGCCCCGTCGGCTACTGGCTCGGCGCGGCATCGATTCGCCTGCTGTCCCCCTGGGTCGACGCCGCCGATGCATCGCGTGTTTCCACGGGGATCCTCTTTTGCGCGACTTGCGCGCTCGTATGGTATGCCGCCTATCTGCTCGGCCGGCGCCCAGAAGTTCAACCGTTCAAATATGCGTTCGGCGGCGAGCCGGAGCCGCGAGACTATGGCCGAGTACTCGGCGACGGTGCACTGCTGATCCTGCTGGCCGCCTTCGGACTTGCCGAGCGCGGGCACGAAAGCACCCCTCAACTGGCGCAGTTCGCCAGCATCTCGCTGATCGTCTATGGCCTCGTGCGCGGCCTCGACAAACCGCGCGCGGGTGCGCTCTACTGGGCGCTCGGGCTCGGGCTCGTCGCGTTGACCGGCAATCCGCTACTCGCGCTGGCGCTGTTCGTGGGCGCGATCGCGCTGGTTGCGATCGTGCCCGAGGCGCGTTCCGTCTGGTTCCTCGCGATCGGCGTCCCGCTCGCGGCCGCCCTTGCCTTTGTATGGCCGCTCACCGTCCTCTCGCTCTACCACGACGATGCGAGCTGGTTCCTCGGGCAATGGATCAACGGAAGCATCAACCGGTTCACGGCCCCACCCGGCCATGTGGTCGCCTACGCGCTCAAGAACCTTCCGCTTTTCACGTGGCCAGTCTGGCCGCTCGCGCTGTGGGCGTGGTTCAGTTGGGGCGGGCTGCGACGCAAGCCCCACATCGCCGTGCCGCTTTGCGTAATTGCACCGATGCTGATTCTCTCGGTGTTGCAAAGCCATCAGACGAACCGCCTCTATATGCTGCTGTTGCCGCCGCTTTCGGTACTGGCCGCGTTCGCCCTGCCCACGCTCAAGCGCGGCGCCATCAATGCAATCGACTGGTTCGCTCTGCTCAGCTTCACGATCCTCAGCACGTTCGTTTGGCTCGTCTGGCTCGCCTCGCAAACCGGCTTCCCTGGCCAGCTTGCGCGCAATCTCGCGCGGCTCGTCCCCGGCTACACGCCGCATTTCGCGCCCCTCTCGTTCGTCTGCGCGATCGGCGTGACCGTCTGCTGGTTTGCGCTCGTCCGCTGGCGGCTTGCGCGCCATCCGAATGTGCTCTGGCGAAGCGTCGTGCTTTCGAGTGCCGGCACGACGCTCATGTGGGTGCTGCTGATGACGCTGTGGCTGCCCATCGTGAACTACAGCCGGACCTACCGGGACGTCGCCTTGCAGATCGCCGCGCACCTGCCCGCCGACTACACCTGCATTGCGCCGGTACGGCTCGGCGACGCGCAGCTTGCGTCCTTCGCTTATTTCGCCGACATGCAGTTCTCCTTCAGCGGCGACTGCGACGTCTTGCTGCGCCAGGACCCTCAGGATTTCATCGCACCCAGCCCCATGCCGAGCTATATCTGGAAGCTCGTTTGGGAGGGCCGCCGTGCAGCCGATCGCGATGAACGGTTCCGGCTCTATGTGCGGGTCGACCGGCCCAAGCCGCCTGTCATCCACCGCAAGCGGTCCGGGCATCGCGGTTGA
- a CDS encoding type B 50S ribosomal protein L31: protein MKEGIHPNYREVVFQDVSNGFTFVTRSTIQTRETIEYEGKSYPLAKIEVSSESHPFYTGQQKIMDTAGRVEKFNKKFGARAAGKAAK, encoded by the coding sequence ATGAAAGAAGGCATTCACCCCAATTACCGCGAAGTCGTTTTCCAGGATGTTTCGAACGGCTTCACGTTCGTGACGCGCTCGACCATCCAAACGCGCGAAACGATCGAATACGAAGGCAAGAGCTACCCGCTCGCGAAGATCGAAGTGTCCTCGGAATCGCACCCGTTCTATACGGGCCAGCAAAAGATCATGGACACGGCCGGCCGCGTCGAGAAGTTCAACAAGAAGTTCGGCGCACGCGCTGCCGGCAAGGCGGCCAAGTAA
- a CDS encoding M90 family metallopeptidase produces the protein MLTKLTRWFETRRRERALRAHPIADDVWQATLDGLPFLAHLGAADLSRLREMTSLFIAQKSFSTAHGLELTDAMMVGIAAQASLPVLNLGLDLYRGWVGIVVYPGEFVIRKTVEDEFGVVHEVEHDASGEAWEGGPVLLSWEDAQMTDSREAYNVVIHEFAHKIDMLTGEADGHPPLFRRLHAPLDAETWASVFDHAFDHFCATVDAVPQRRWTRFERESLIDPYAADHPSEFFAICSEALFVQPQAFEAEYPELYRLLARYYRQDPARTGALSSRAESGPQMDTNHSPTD, from the coding sequence TTCGAAACCCGCCGTCGAGAGCGCGCCTTGCGCGCTCATCCGATCGCCGACGACGTCTGGCAGGCCACCCTCGACGGCCTGCCGTTTCTCGCTCACCTTGGCGCAGCCGATCTTTCACGCCTGCGGGAGATGACGAGCCTCTTCATCGCGCAAAAGTCGTTTTCGACGGCGCATGGGCTGGAGCTCACCGACGCAATGATGGTGGGCATCGCCGCGCAAGCCTCGCTACCCGTACTGAATCTCGGCCTCGATCTATATCGGGGTTGGGTGGGCATCGTCGTCTACCCCGGCGAATTCGTCATCCGCAAAACGGTGGAGGATGAGTTCGGCGTGGTCCACGAGGTGGAGCACGATGCAAGCGGCGAAGCCTGGGAAGGCGGCCCGGTCCTCTTGTCGTGGGAAGACGCGCAAATGACCGATTCGCGCGAAGCCTACAACGTCGTCATCCACGAGTTCGCGCACAAGATCGATATGCTGACCGGGGAGGCCGACGGGCATCCGCCCCTCTTTCGCCGCCTGCATGCCCCGCTCGATGCCGAGACGTGGGCCTCGGTGTTCGACCATGCCTTCGACCACTTCTGCGCCACCGTCGATGCGGTGCCGCAACGGCGCTGGACGCGCTTCGAGCGCGAGTCGCTGATCGACCCCTACGCGGCCGATCACCCGTCGGAATTCTTCGCGATCTGTAGCGAGGCACTCTTCGTTCAGCCGCAGGCATTCGAGGCCGAGTATCCCGAGTTGTACCGGCTGCTCGCGCGCTACTATCGCCAGGACCCCGCTCGCACAGGCGCCTTGAGCAGCCGGGCGGAGAGCGGCCCCCAAATGGATACGAATCACTCCCCAACGGATTGA